In the genome of Pseudomonas protegens, one region contains:
- the glpD gene encoding glycerol-3-phosphate dehydrogenase: protein MPTSTLPARPLSEVYDIAVIGGGINGVGIAADAAGRGLSVFLCEKDDLASHTSSASSKLIHGGLRYLEHYEFRLVREALAEREVLLAKAPHIVKPMRFVLPHRPHLRPAWMIRAGLFLYDHLGKREKLAGSRSLKFAADSPLKAEISKGFEYSDCWVDDARLVVLNAMAAREHGAHVHTQTRCVSARRSKGLWQLELERADGSLFSISAKALVNAAGPWVAKFIKDDLKLESPYGIRLIQGSHLIVPKLYEGEHAHILQNEDQRIVFTIPYLDQFTLIGTTDREYTGDPAKVAITEGETDYLLQVVNAHFKKQLSRSDILHSYSGVRPLCNDESDNPSAVTRDYTLALSGTGEEAPLLSVFGGKLTTYRKLAESAMAQLAPYFKQAKPSWTAQATLPGGENMSTPQALAEAIRKKFDWVPSQIARRWATTYGSRTWRLLEGVHNLNDLGEHLGGGLYTREVDYLCAEEWALKAEDILWRRSKLGLFTTAAEQRQLQDYLQKVEDNRGKIKAA from the coding sequence ATGCCCACTTCTACCTTGCCCGCGCGCCCTCTCTCCGAGGTTTACGATATCGCCGTCATCGGCGGTGGGATCAACGGTGTTGGAATTGCCGCGGATGCGGCAGGTCGCGGCTTGTCCGTGTTCCTTTGCGAAAAGGACGATCTGGCCAGCCACACCTCGTCGGCCAGCAGCAAGCTGATCCACGGTGGCCTGCGCTACCTCGAACATTACGAATTCCGCCTGGTACGCGAAGCCCTGGCCGAGCGCGAAGTGCTGCTGGCCAAGGCCCCGCATATCGTCAAGCCCATGCGTTTTGTCCTGCCACACCGGCCACACCTGCGCCCGGCCTGGATGATTCGCGCCGGCCTGTTCCTGTATGACCACCTGGGCAAGCGGGAAAAACTCGCCGGTTCGCGCAGCCTGAAATTCGCTGCCGACAGCCCCCTGAAGGCCGAAATCAGCAAAGGTTTCGAATACTCCGACTGCTGGGTCGACGATGCGCGCCTGGTGGTGCTCAACGCCATGGCCGCCCGCGAGCACGGCGCCCACGTGCACACCCAGACCCGTTGCGTCAGCGCCCGGCGCAGCAAGGGCCTGTGGCAACTGGAACTGGAGCGCGCCGACGGCAGCCTGTTCTCCATCAGCGCCAAGGCCCTGGTGAACGCGGCCGGCCCCTGGGTCGCCAAGTTCATCAAGGACGACCTCAAGCTGGAGTCGCCTTACGGCATCCGTCTGATCCAGGGCAGCCACCTGATCGTGCCCAAGCTGTACGAAGGCGAGCACGCGCACATTCTGCAGAACGAAGACCAGCGCATTGTCTTCACCATTCCCTACCTCGATCAGTTCACCCTGATCGGCACCACCGACCGCGAATACACCGGCGATCCGGCCAAGGTCGCAATCACCGAAGGCGAAACCGACTACCTGCTGCAAGTGGTCAACGCGCACTTCAAGAAGCAGCTGAGCCGCAGCGACATCCTGCACAGCTACTCCGGTGTTCGCCCGCTGTGCAACGACGAATCCGACAACCCTTCGGCGGTGACTCGCGACTACACCCTGGCCCTTTCCGGCACTGGCGAGGAAGCTCCGCTGCTCTCGGTGTTCGGCGGCAAGCTGACCACCTACCGCAAACTGGCGGAATCGGCCATGGCGCAACTGGCACCCTACTTCAAGCAGGCCAAGCCCAGCTGGACCGCCCAGGCCACCCTGCCCGGCGGCGAAAACATGAGCACGCCCCAAGCCCTGGCGGAGGCCATCCGCAAGAAGTTCGACTGGGTGCCCAGCCAGATCGCCCGCCGCTGGGCCACCACCTATGGCAGCCGCACCTGGCGCCTGCTGGAAGGCGTGCACAACCTCAACGACCTGGGTGAACACCTGGGGGGCGGCCTGTACACCCGCGAAGTGGACTACCTGTGCGCCGAGGAATGGGCACTGAAGGCCGAGGATATTCTCTGGCGCCGGAGCAAGCTGGGCCTGTTCACCACCGCCGCCGAACAACGGCAGTTGCAGGATTATCTGCAAAAGGTCGAGGACAATCGCGGCAAGATCAAGGCGGCCTGA
- a CDS encoding DeoR/GlpR family transcriptional regulator yields MNLPPRQQQILDLVRERGYVSIEELAQLFVVTPQTIRRDINQLAEANLLRRYHGGAAYDSSVENTAYAMRADQMRDEKQRIGEAVAAQIPDHASLFINIGTTTESIARALLNHSHLKIITNNLHVASMLSAKDDFDVLLTGGNVRRDGGVVGQASVDFINQFKVDFALVGISGIDEDGSLLDFDYQEVRVSQAIIANARQVILAADSSKFGRNAMIRLGPISLIDCLVTDQQPVPALTQLLNQHKIRLEVV; encoded by the coding sequence ATGAATCTGCCTCCCCGTCAGCAGCAAATCCTCGATCTGGTCCGCGAACGCGGCTACGTCAGCATCGAGGAATTGGCCCAGCTGTTCGTTGTGACCCCGCAAACCATCCGCCGCGACATCAACCAGCTGGCGGAAGCCAATCTGCTGCGCCGCTACCATGGCGGCGCGGCCTATGACTCCAGCGTCGAAAACACCGCCTACGCCATGCGCGCCGACCAGATGCGCGATGAAAAGCAGCGCATCGGCGAAGCCGTTGCCGCGCAGATCCCCGATCACGCCTCGCTGTTCATCAACATCGGCACCACCACCGAATCCATCGCCCGCGCCCTGCTCAACCACAGCCACCTGAAGATCATCACCAACAACCTGCACGTGGCCTCGATGCTCAGTGCCAAGGATGATTTCGACGTGCTGCTCACCGGCGGCAATGTGCGCCGTGACGGTGGCGTGGTGGGCCAGGCCAGCGTCGACTTCATCAATCAGTTCAAGGTCGACTTCGCCCTGGTGGGCATCAGCGGCATCGACGAGGACGGCAGCCTGCTGGACTTCGACTACCAGGAAGTGCGGGTATCCCAGGCGATCATCGCCAACGCCCGGCAAGTGATCCTGGCCGCCGACTCCAGCAAGTTCGGGCGCAACGCCATGATCCGCCTCGGCCCCATCAGCCTGATCGACTGCCTGGTCACCGACCAGCAACCGGTCCCGGCCCTGACCCAACTGCTCAACCAGCACAAGATCCGCCTCGAAGTGGTCTGA
- a CDS encoding glutamate/aspartate ABC transporter substrate-binding protein, translated as MRIVPHLLGAAIAAALISTPVFAAELTGTLKKIKESGTITLGHRDASIPFSYIADASGVPVGYSHDIQLKIVEAIKKDLDMPDLKVKYNLVTSQTRIPLVQNGTVDVECGSTTNNVERQQQVDFSVGIFEIGTRLLSKKDSAYKDFADLKGKNVVTTAGTTSERILKAMNADKQMGMNVISAKDHGESFQMLESGRAVAFMMDDALLAGEMAKAKKPTDWAVTGTPQSYEIYGCMVRKGDAPFKKAVDDAIVATYKSGEINKIYDKWFQSPIPPKGLNLMFPMSDELKALIANPTDKAADDKKS; from the coding sequence ATGCGCATCGTTCCCCATCTGTTGGGCGCAGCTATCGCTGCCGCTCTGATTAGCACTCCAGTTTTCGCTGCCGAGCTCACCGGCACACTGAAGAAAATCAAAGAGTCCGGCACCATCACCCTCGGACATCGCGACGCTTCCATCCCGTTTTCCTACATCGCTGACGCTTCCGGCGTGCCAGTGGGCTACTCCCACGACATCCAGCTGAAAATCGTCGAAGCGATCAAGAAAGACCTCGACATGCCTGACCTGAAGGTCAAGTACAACCTGGTCACCTCCCAGACCCGTATCCCACTGGTGCAGAACGGCACCGTCGACGTCGAGTGCGGCTCCACCACCAACAACGTCGAGCGTCAGCAACAGGTCGACTTCTCGGTCGGCATCTTCGAAATCGGTACCCGCCTGCTGTCCAAAAAGGACTCGGCCTACAAGGATTTCGCTGACCTCAAAGGCAAGAACGTGGTGACCACCGCCGGCACCACTTCCGAGCGCATCCTCAAGGCGATGAACGCCGACAAGCAGATGGGCATGAACGTGATCTCCGCCAAGGACCACGGTGAGTCGTTCCAGATGCTGGAATCGGGCCGCGCCGTTGCGTTCATGATGGACGACGCGCTGCTGGCCGGTGAAATGGCCAAGGCCAAGAAGCCGACCGACTGGGCCGTGACCGGTACTCCACAGTCCTACGAAATCTACGGCTGCATGGTGCGCAAGGGCGATGCCCCGTTCAAGAAAGCCGTGGACGACGCCATCGTTGCCACCTACAAGTCGGGCGAAATCAACAAGATCTACGACAAGTGGTTCCAGTCGCCGATTCCGCCAAAAGGCCTGAACCTGATGTTCCCGATGAGCGACGAGCTCAAGGCCCTGATCGCCAACCCGACCGACAAAGCGGCTGACGATAAAAAGTCCTGA